The following coding sequences lie in one Notolabrus celidotus isolate fNotCel1 chromosome 20, fNotCel1.pri, whole genome shotgun sequence genomic window:
- the prrg2 gene encoding transmembrane gamma-carboxyglutamic acid protein 2, giving the protein FLNSVGISDFFFTHTEEPAGISRRTHLSWTALSALWFTVLSLLQLIHYSVSLRLQPGGPVQVDEQSASSFLSRSLLYNSWDFELVVADSLERECAEEMCSYEEAREVFEDDVLTEAFWTKYVNSQESTPRVDVSGLVAGIVAVLVIALIATVLGIYCYKAKNKGRHGASQVPVRLAADGRPAPETVPLSTIIAPGLPSYNEALHHSGQHDAPPPPYSG; this is encoded by the exons tttttaaactctgtggGAATAAGTGACTTtttcttcacacacactgaggagccTGCAGGTATCTCTAGAAGGACTCACCTGAGCTGGACAG CTCTGTCGGCACTATGGTTCACTgtgctgtctctgctgcagctgatccACTACTCAGTCTCCCTCAGACTCCAGCCAG GAGGTCCAGTGCAGGTGGATGAGCAGTCAGCCTCCTCGTTCCTGTCCCGCTCTCTGCTTTATAACAGCTGGGACTTTGAGCTGGTGGTGGCTGACAGTCTAGAGAGGGAGTGTGCGGAGGAGATGTGCAGCTACGAGGAGGCCAGGGAGGTGTTTGAGGACGACGTCCTGACG GAAGCATTTTGGACCAAGTATGTCAACAGTCAGG agagtaCCCCTAGAGTGGATGTATCCGGGCTGGTGGCGGGGATCGTGGCGGTGTTGGTGATTGCGCTCATTGCCACCGTGCTGGGGATCTACTGCTACAAAGCCAAGAACAAGGGGAGGCACGGAGCGTCCCA AGTTCCGGTGAGGCTGGCAGCAGACGGACGTCCGGCTCCAGAGACTGTGCCGTTGTCTACAATCATCGCCCCCGGTCTGCCCAGCTACAACGAGGCTCTGCACCACAGTGGGCAGCATGACGCACCCCCTCCTCCATACTCAGGGTGA